One region of Vespa crabro chromosome 15, iyVesCrab1.2, whole genome shotgun sequence genomic DNA includes:
- the LOC124429419 gene encoding uncharacterized protein LOC124429419, translating to MEFINKQIRFLFYRRNLLNKQIINKIQRISTQLKSKEIKKTLFPLLDTNYPSQDLCFNIRNDIINQHSVPENTVDIQIFEIFMIEKKFETAKVYFKYLKSKNYPLSNFVLIKYLQLLSAAQKPLSNFEEEEVLHICDVIKKKYECIPSSILFICVHVLCLTSKWETVFDLIKFNNSENINSKTMSYIAVAAFRNGKSNIGFEFISEIESNKQDMYGRQYIYDQYLNYYIEHKKDKLNDAIEKMFHFWRKHDIIPIQSIVNNFVDTCQKSGWEAHYTKIILEG from the exons atggaatttattaacaaacaaattagatttctcttctatcgaagaaatttactgaacaagcaaataataaataaaatacagagGATAAGTACACAATTAAAatcaaaggaaataaaaaaaactttatttcCATTGTTGGATACAAACTATCCATCACAGGATTTATGTTTTAATATAcgtaatgatataattaatcaacATTCTGTGCCTGAAAATACTGTAGATATAcaaatctttgaaatatttatgatagagaaaaaatttgaaaCTGCTAAAGTttactttaaatatttaaaaagcaaaaattatCCTCTTAGTAATTTTGTTCTGATAAAATATCTGCAACTACTCAGTGCAGCCCAAAAGCCGCTATCGAAtttcgaagaggaagaagttttacatatatgtgatgtaataaaaaagaaatatgaatgtATACCGTCCtcgattttattcatttgtgTTCATGTTTTATGTTTGACTAGTAAATGGGAAACagtatttgatttaattaaatttaataatagcgaaaatataaattccaaAACAATGTCATACATAGCAGTAGCAGCATTTCGAAATGGAAAATCAAACATTGGATTTGAATTTATAAGTGAAATAGAGTCTAATAAGCAAGATATGTATGGACGTCAATACATATATGAtcaatatttgaattattatatagaacataagaaagataaattgaatgatgcaattgaaaaaatgtttcatttttgGAGAAAACATGATATAATACCAATACAgtctattgttaataattttgtagaTACTTGTCAAAAATCAGGATGGGAGGCACAttatactaaaattattttaga GGGATAA